In the Armatimonadota bacterium genome, AACAAGATGAGGGAGCAAGTATTATTCTCGACAGGCGTGCCGGTGGATCCAGTAAGAGTCCACGTAACCGTCTGAGTACCGTCACCGGCCCCCGTCGGCGTATTCCAACTGGCCCCCGACGGCATGACGAAGCCGAGCGACGTCAGGGACGTGTTGAAACGATCGTACTCCTGATAGTACGCCCACGACAGCGTCTTCAGCTCCTGCAGCAGGTTCTGCGCCTCCGCCTTGTACGCCCGCTTCCGGGCGCCCAGGTACCGGGGCACCGCCAGCGCCAGCAGAATCCCCAGAATGGCCAGCACGACGACCAGCTCGATAAGGGTGAACCCTCCCTGGCCGGCGCGCCGCTTGCGCTTCAGGAAGAAGTTATACAAGATACCCAACCTCCTTCGTACGATAATTACGACTCCAGCAGTCACACGTGCCTGCGTACCGTCCCGGCCTCATCACCTCCCTGCGCCCGCGAATCGCACCACCCGGTTCACTGCCCAACTGCCGCACGCCCTAGACCTGACGCCCGAGGCCGGCGCGCCAGGTCCCGACCCTACCGGACCCCTCCGCCCGTCGCCAGGTTGAAGATCGGTAGGTACAGCGAGATCACCATCGCCCCGACCACCACGCCCATGAAGATGATCAAGATGGGCTCCAGCAGCGAGGTCAGGCTCTGGACGGTGGCCTCGACCTCGACGTCGTAGAAGTCGGCCACTTTCTGCAGCATCTGCTCCAGGGCGCCGGTCTCCTCGCCCACCCGGGTCATCTGCACGACCATGGGCGGGAAGATCCCCGAGAACTGCAGGGG is a window encoding:
- a CDS encoding type II secretion system protein, yielding MYNFFLKRKRRAGQGGFTLIELVVVLAILGILLALAVPRYLGARKRAYKAEAQNLLQELKTLSWAYYQEYDRFNTSLTSLGFVMPSGASWNTPTGAGDGTQTVTWTLTGSTGTPVENNTCSLILFGNGDSQQGCNF